aattgcaagTGATGTTGAAATTACGCTattatgataaaaattaaaaatattggattaaattgcaacaacacgcaaaaatttgaattttattatactattaggctaaaattaaaaaaggtgACTTTCAGACTTTTAGTAACGCTCTATTTTAACGACTATTaaaattcttataaaaataaatttttcataatgctttataatatttattttgaatatactTACTTTTTTTCACTTCcaataaaatgttataaaacttctattttttacaacgatttttttattaaatataattattttatgacTAATAAATCATTgtcaaattttatgtttttttaacaaCTTAATTGTATCGTTTCTATTTTACATACTTATGCAAGGTTCATTTGtccttttttcaaaaaaaaaaaaaaaagagaaggtccgtgattttttattataaaattcgTATTATGCTAAAACAATTATGgaatatttatttctattttataaaaCGATCTGCCAATAGTAATTTTCATATAATtgcttattataattaaattgttttagattttttttgactTCTTACacttaaaattgttttatatcaaaagaaaaagaaaatcaatgtTGAACAATATTAATTCTGACaccaaaaaaatattcaataaaattgGTTAATTCTATAAGAAATACATTAAGGTAAATAACCCACAAAACTTTACACAATTCTACAATTCTCCTgccaaaattatcaaaaaaacaagaaaagttTATGTGAAAGAAGCAAAGTATACACATATGAATATGATCAAAGATGAATCAAACACCAGCATAACCACCGTCACAAGCGCAGCTACCAATGCCGGAGTGGACATCTCCGGCATGTTGGCGAGGTTGAGTGCTGAGACAGCAACAAACAAGACCTACCATTAGCATGAAACCGCAAGCTGAGGCTACAGCTTGTGCCCAGTTCAAGTAATGTTCCATTTTCTTGCTTTGTTTTCTCTTGTCATCGCCTCGGTATTAATTGATGATCAAAAACACACATCAGAAAATTGAATATATGGTATCAAAAGTATTAAAGTGTGTGTATGTACTGAAAAGGTAAGCATGGTGTAGCAGCTGGCATAAGAAATTGTGGTGCACATGGGCATAGCTAGAAAGAGACCAGAATAACATGGAGCAGCCTGCTATATTAAGGTTTTAAGTGCCTTTTTTTGTTCTTTATATGTGCTACTAATTAATTGTAATATAGATGATGTGAATCAGAAAGTGTATTAGTTGTGATCTTACTTTATAGTAGAATTTATGGACTTTTCAAGCTCGAAACTCTTCACAAACTTATCTGAATTTCAATGACTAAAAAGAAAATGATATACAAAATAGATCTTGCTAGTATTTGCATAATGCTTCAAACAGTTTGAGTTTAAAGTTTTAGAAAAAGTCATTCTTTAGGAGTATTTGTTCCTCATTTACGAATATCTCAAATcttgtttaattgagtttttaaatatttaattacgcAAGTTTTTAAAACTTTGAGGGTGTATTTTAACAGGGTGTACCGTTTTTAGCCATAAAAGGGCACAAAAACCATTATGCAAGTTAAGTTAATGTTAAAAGGTTCATTTTGCCCCGTAAATTTGGCACAAAAGATCAAATAATATCAGCCCACATAGCTTTAgacaaaaaacttaaaattagcATTTATACTCGTGTTATCTTTTCAGTTTCAAATTGTCTAATAACTTTTTTCcactttcaatttcaatttgtaAATAATGCTCCAATCATTTTCTATCATCTCAGGTAAGAGTATAAAACGAGCAGAATTACctattttgaaaatgtttctATTCGAAGTCACAAGATTGGCCTTATTTGATCTCTTAAGCCAAATTCAAGGACAAAATAAACCTTGTTAAAAATGTTGTTTTCTTTCATTTCATTTCTCCATTTATAAAAATGCACAGTAATGGAAGTCTTATGTCTCACATATTTATGATAGTCATTCAAATCTTAAAAAGAATGTTTTTACGTTGTCATAATGCTTCATTTCAATTAAATGAACATTTGGTAGATCCTGAGAGCAAGAAACAACCACTAATACAACTCTTCACCATCACATTACAAGTTACTTGATGCTGCTTCTGAGGTAACTGACACATTGACAACAAGAAGGGCTATTAATAGCTACCCCATAAATCCTACAAATGCTTCTTTCAATTACTTCCTTAGTTTTTTCTCCAAACATGGATTATAAACAGAAACTGTCTGATTTACAGAAAGGCGACTCCAAACAATTTACAACATTCTGGAAATTTATCAAGATTAGCTGCCTTTGCCTTGGGATATGCCCAGTCCAATCATTCAAAGTTATTCGGTAGCAACAATAGCAGCAAGTTGAGAACAAGCAGCTATTCTGAATAACACAATCAAAAACCATTCCTGCGTAGATAGAAACAGAGACCGCTGAGATAAGTTAACCAACTTCCTAGCTTCTGTAATCCCTAATAGTAAAGCATCCTAAAATAAGTCAGATATATTCGAGAAGCTATCGTACAAGGCACACATTTCAAAGTAGAAAAtatgttgtttgttttattCTAGTAGAGTAGTAAAGATTGGTGTAGATCCTCTAATAAAGTCATGTCAATCATTTcattatttcttaaaaataaagagCTTTATGATATTGTACAAAGCTTCTATTTCTAAATCCAAAAAGAGTTTCATAAAACCTCTTTCCGGGATATGTAAAATAGATAAGACTATCGTAAGAAACATTTAGACTGTCTTGCGTTGCAATGTCTAACACCAAAAGGGccaaagaagaaggaagaaaaCTAGCAATATTTGCAGAAAAATTGTGCACACATGCACCTGATCGCACACACAGAGAGTGGAACATTCCTTAAGTTCGGATAGTTTCATCCAGATTTCTATTTCCTTCTTTAAAAATCTGTCAAAAACACACATATTTTGACCTAAAGCCCCAGTATGGCAATGCCTCAAACTCAAATGTACAGCAGTACAATGCTGCATGCTTAAGTTCAAAAAAACTTTGCCATCAAGACTTTCCTTAAGGCACACTTTCACTGACACTAGGAAGACAAAGAATTCATCTATGTCATGCATTCCTACTTCTAAAACAACTAATAAAACATTTATTCACGCAGACACAATGCCTTGGAAAACACAGCACCCTAGTCattagaaaatgaagaaaagttCAAGTGCAAAATATAAACACAAATATTGAATTTGAAGTTGTTTGCACATAATATCTGAAAGCAAGTGAAGTAGGAATTATATCACCCAGAAAGACTAGTGTACATGTGCAATGAAAATAGAAGGCATAACTTCATAAGGATTCCCagacttaataaaaattaaaaaggtcaACCCAGATTCACTTACAAAGCTACAGCTCACTGTAATTGCGCCAAACAGCACGAAATTCCTCGCGAAATGTATTCAGCCGTGCTTTCAGATTAGGTGTTCTAAGACTTGCATGTAAAATAGTCGCTGCTTgatagagagagagaaagagggACAGGCAGACAGACAGACAGACAGACGAGGAACAAGTCAGAGTTGATAGAGAATAGCCTTAACTATGAGCAAAAACTATGAAGCAAAAGAGAGAAACAAACCAAGAAGACCAATGGCAAGTGCCCACAGAACAGTCAACAGGCCACAAGATGCATACCAAAGGGAGAAACTCGCTACCAAAATGTGGAAAgaacataaaataaaagattaatcaaatcatttaaaataaaagacatGATACTTTACAAGGAAAGTCTGGACTTAAAAGGTATGCAATTACCAATGGAGAATATCAAGACAAAGACCCAACGCGGCCGACCACATATATAGATAGCCCTTTTAGCTGATGGACGTCCACGAAGAACAGGCCTGCTGCCAATTGAGAATAGTTAACGAAAAAGCAACAATAGATAATCCTTAAGAAATAGCAGATAAATATGCTTACGTATGAGGAGGGCGCATCTTAGCAGCTAGATGTGGATACAATTGTCTCACAGTTCTTGTTGCCTTCTCACTAAAAGTACCTGCAAAGCTGTAAGGAGAAGCTATCAGCAACGATGTGATCCAAATAACAACTGTGTATTCATTTTCACCATTCTTCTTCTCCTCAACAATAATGATAGCTGTTTTCCACCTAATACTTTTAGTATTCAAATATCTTTCTCTTGCTTAcgaaaaaattacatttttgtgCCTCCTTTTCAAGACCATAGGATGTATCTTACGATTATTACTggacaaaaaaatattcatttgtACTGATTTAGTAGCGTATGTATAGCACACCCTCCTCCTAATAACTTAAACTTGCACCTAGTTTTGTACAACATTCATTTTCATTAATTAGATGAATCGCACAAGACCTCAAAGTACAGTATTACAAACACTTAACAGATCAGTTATCTcttaaaatcaatataaatcaCATCCTTAACAACATCAAGATTCCACAACACATTACTTTTCTTTTCGTTGTTCGTCttctaaaattcaaaaaataaaccaATCAATAAACAACATACTGCATAAACCTCATAATCTTACTAAAACTacctaaaatgttaaaaaaaagtaGGAATTTGTAATAAACAGATTACCTATCATTAAGAAAGGCAACAGTAAGTGCAGTTAAAATAGCAGCAGCTATAGCAAGTGGCCGCCTAATAAACCCAATACCTGTATATTACCAAAATTACctcatttaattaactgattaacattcctaaaaattataaataaaaaagtttaaaagttacCGAGAATCAGAATGATCATGATGAAGTAGTTAGTCCGATAGCTGTTCAACAAGACTATATTAGTATAAgctaaattaactaattaattcaataattaaataaaacaaacaggaaaaaaaaaagaaaaaaaaacgtaaCTAATAGAGATTGCATTTGAGGCGGCTGTTCCATTTAGAAGAAGAACGAGGGAGTGTGAATCTGGAGAAGAATTCAGAGAGCGGACGCGGCGGAGATGACCAATCTACTTCTCTGAGAGCGTCAATCAGATCTTCTGCTGTTACGTTTCCCCAATCCATTAATCTATCTCCTTGCTGCTTGATTTTGTATGCTATTTTATAACGCAAAACCCTAGAAATCAATCGAATGATTTGAAAGAACAGAAGAAACGATGAGGAATTGAAGATCAACCGGAAAGAAGAAGACGGAAATGAGAGTGAGCAAATCGGAAGGTGTGTTTGgctgttttggttttgtttgcagAAAGTGAACCAATAGTcacaagaaaaaataaataaatttaatataatatcaaataaatatactttgatttttttttaaatcaattacaTCTCTATTTTAGAATCACATAGGttactttaattaattagatctttaaaatttaaatgtgtttttaaaggtcaaataaatttgtatttaaggtatgtaattttaaaataagagagtttaaaacataattggttgataaaattaaaaatgatttatttaattcaaaaacaCAGCGTTAAAAGTTTAGTTgttcaaaaaaagttgaattttttttatttaattttgaaacacAAGTTTAAGaactaaattaactttttatttaaatgaaaaag
This region of Mercurialis annua linkage group LG1-X, ddMerAnnu1.2, whole genome shotgun sequence genomic DNA includes:
- the LOC126665881 gene encoding PRA1 family protein A1-like isoform X2 — encoded protein: MDWGNVTAEDLIDALREVDWSSPPRPLSEFFSRFTLPRSSSKWNSRLKCNLYYYRTNYFIMIILILGIGFIRRPLAIAAAILTALTVAFLNDSFAGTFSEKATRTVRQLYPHLAAKMRPPHTPVLRGRPSAKRAIYICGRPRWVFVLIFSIASFSLWYASCGLLTVLWALAIGLLATILHASLRTPNLKARLNTFREEFRAVWRNYSEL
- the LOC126665881 gene encoding PRA1 family protein A1-like isoform X1 — its product is MDWGNVTAEDLIDALREVDWSSPPRPLSEFFSRFTLPRSSSKWNSRLKCNLYYYRTNYFIMIILILGIGFIRRPLAIAAAILTALTVAFLNDSFAGTFSEKATRTVRQLYPHLAAKMRPPHTRPVLRGRPSAKRAIYICGRPRWVFVLIFSIASFSLWYASCGLLTVLWALAIGLLATILHASLRTPNLKARLNTFREEFRAVWRNYSEL